A DNA window from Trichomycterus rosablanca isolate fTriRos1 chromosome 9, fTriRos1.hap1, whole genome shotgun sequence contains the following coding sequences:
- the si:dkey-63b1.1 gene encoding B2 bradykinin receptor, whose protein sequence is MRGYESSRTMELNSSYELSDFDLGNCSYTEAWVWVASLQPVWLWLISVSGLLGNGLVLCVFCLQRKSGSVADVYLGSLALADLVMVLCLPFWAVTVARGYRWSFGRPACKLINTAISMNYFCSVLFLLLVSVDRYLALARPLSRSRLRRASWARRICAGVWALGFLLSVPSLLFRDVRYVPGLDVNACYLSYPHPSWVLQRNLSSNVIGFAIPLPIILFCTHHMVRALKDGGLALVPGARKERRATRLVLTVLAVFLLCWTPYQVVRFLDTLDYLGMTPGGCLFGHALDISTQLATYLAYANSSINPFLYVVVGKHFRRRAKEVFRRLANRGRKDAAANVTLASRCSESCKDSWVIDRNPAAKQILPAQLSGYR, encoded by the exons ATGAGAGGTTATGAGTCGAG TCGTACGATGGAGCTGAACTCGTCGTACGAGCTTTCGGACTTCGATCTGGGTAACTGCAGCTACACGGAGGCGTGGGTTTGGGTCGCGTCCCTCCAGCCGGTGTGgttgtggctgatcagcgtCTCTGGGCTGCTGGGTAACGGCCTGGTGCTCTGCGTCTTCTGCCTGCAGAGGAAGTCCGGCTCGGTGGCCGACGTGTACCTGGGCAGCCTGGCGCTGGCCGACCTGGTGATGGTGCTGTGCCTGCCGTTCTGGGCGGTGACGGTCGCCCGGGGTTACCGCTGGAGCTTCGGCCGGCCGGCGTGTAAGCTGATCAACACGGCCATCTCCATGAACTACTTCTGCAGCGTCCTCTTCCTGCTGCTGGTCAGCGTGGATCGGTACCTAGCGCTCGCCCGGCCGCTGAGTCGTAGCCGTCTGAGGCGCGCGTCCTGGGCTAGACGGATCTGCGCCGGCGTCTGGGCGCTCGGCTTTTTGCTCAGCGTTCCGTCCCTGCTGTTCCGCGACGTGCGCTACGTTCCTGGACTGGACGTCAACGCTTGCTACCTGAGCTACCCTCATCCCAGCTGGGTGCTCCAGAGGAACCTGAGCAGCAACGTGATTGGATTCGCCATCCCGCTACCCATAATCCTGTTCTGCACGCATCACATGGTGCGAGCGCTTAAAGACGGCGGGTTAGCGCTCGTCCCCGGGGCGCGGAAGGAAAGAAGAGCTACTCGCCTGGTGCTAACCGTGCTGGCGGTGTTCCTGCTCTGCTGGACGCCGTATCAGGTGGTGCGCTTCCTGGACACGCTGGACTATCTGGGCATGACCCCCGGCGGGTGCTTATTCGGACACGCCCTGGACATTAGCACGCAGCTGGCCACCTACTTAGCGTACGCTAACAGCTCCATTAACCCGTTTCTGTACGTCGTGGTCGGGAAGCACTTCAGGAGACGAGCTAAAGAGGTGTTCAGGAGACTCGCCAACCGTGGTCGCAAGGACGCCGCCGCTAATGTCACGCTGGCCAGCAGGTGCAGCGAAAGCTGCAAAGACTCATGGGTAATCGACAGAAACCCGGCGGCTAAACAGATTTTACCGGCGCAACTGAGCGGCTACCGTTAA